From Marmota flaviventris isolate mMarFla1 chromosome X, mMarFla1.hap1, whole genome shotgun sequence, the proteins below share one genomic window:
- the Tex13b gene encoding testis-expressed protein 13B, whose amino-acid sequence MAFKPDDPCSGFLHGKVVAYINEKMARHVKGPEFYLENMSLSWEEVEDKIRTILEDSEMSSQAQEACAWSSLALGVRLARRQGHLQGCRVQWLHDFAKLHKSAAHALASDLKQLGAQQEMERKEAALQLRLAQAKLAEVQKERDLLRWKLLRAELRALPAQAVEGPGLATARGAGTEVTGEMEEATAAADDATGGGGRREESDAVGAAPMEAEQEMGGSFLQLLGTTEPKNYTSGGQREGEHRSMENTVFSLAGTLNPGSIASSEPLPVQLPASFSYSYSSPLSPFPASPSPSPSSSPPTGMVTAPAPPQMLPHSSAFDVSLWWSDMEAQGLDPPETLNRKDFESHQQRKPPVFRWPGDWDCPWCKAVNFSRRESCFRCGRGIWLQSP is encoded by the exons ATGGCCTTCAAACCTGACGACCCCTGTAGTGGGTTTCTCCATGGCAAGGTTGTGGCCTACATCAACGAGAAGATGGCCAGGCACGTGAAAGGCCCTGAGTTCTACCTTGAGAATATGTCTTTGTCCTGGGAGGAGGTGGAAGATAAGATCAGAACCATCCTGGAGGACAGCGAGATGTCCAGCCAGGCCCAGGAAGCCTGCGCTTGGAGCAGCCTGGCTCTGGGTGTGCGCTTGGCTCGCAGGCAGGGACATTTACAGGGATGCAGGGTGCAGTGGCTGCACGACTTTGCCAAACTACACAAGTCAGCTGCCCATGCCCTGGCCTCAGACTTGAAGCAGCTTGGAGCACAGCAGGAGATGGAACGCAAGGAGGCTGCCTTGCAGTTGCGGCTGGCCCAGGCCAAACTGGCAGAGGTGCAGAAAGAGCGGGATCTACTGAGGTGGAAGCTTCTCAGGGCG GAGCTGAGGGCCCTCCCAGCCCAGGCTGTAGAGGGGCCAGGCTTGGCCACTGCCAGAGGGGCAGGGACCGAAGTAACAGGTGAGATGGAAGAAGCAACAGCTGCTGCAGATGATGctacaggaggaggaggaagaagagaggagagtGATGCAGTGGGAGCCGCCCCCATGGAGGCCGAACAGGAGATGGGTGGGAGCTTCCTGCAGCTTCTCGGAACTACTGAGCCAAAAAATTACACCTCtggtgggcagagggagggagaacacaGATCCATGGAAAATACCGTGTTTTCTCTTGCTGGGACCCTGAATCCTGGGTCCATAGCCTCATCAGAACCCCTCCCTGTTCAGCTCCCTGCCTCATTCTCTTACTCATATTCATCCCCTTTGTCCCCCTTCCCagcctcaccctcaccctcaccctcatcATCTCCACCAACAGGCATGGTCACAGCACCTGCTCCACCTCAGATGCTTCCCCACAGCTCAGCCTTTGATGTTAGCCTGTGGTGGTCTGATATGGAGGCCCAGGGATTAGACCCTCCAGAAACCCTTAATAGGAAAGACTTTGAATCCCATCAGCAGAGAAAACCTCCGGTTTTTCGCTGGCCTGGGGATTGGGACTGCCCTTGGTGTAAAGCTGTGAATTTTTCACGAAGGGAAAGTTGCTTCCGCTGTGGGAGGGGAATCTGGCTGCAAAGCCCTTAG
- the LOC114091148 gene encoding NADH dehydrogenase [ubiquinone] 1 beta subcomplex subunit 4-like has translation MSFPKYKPLRLATLLPTLDPAEYTKYNISPETLKAQAERLAIRAGLKWEYLLQYNDPNHGGLIEDPALIRCTYARSENIYPNFRPTPKNSLLEALFGIEPLFFWYYVFKTYRDRKEKLIQEGKLDRKFNISY, from the coding sequence ATGTCGTTTCCAAAGTATAAGCCCTTGCGTTTGGCCACTCTACTCCCTACCCTTGACCCCGCTGAGTACACCAAATACAACATATCTCCGGAAACCCTGAAGGCGCAAGCTGAGAGGTTGGCCATAAGAGCCGGGCTTAAATGGGAGTATCTGCTTCAGTATAATGACCCCAACCATGGAGGGCTCATTGAAGATCCTGCCTTAATTCGCTGTACCTACGCAAGATCAGAAAATATCTATCCAAATTTTAGACCCACTCCCAAGAACTCACTCTTAGAAGCTCTGTTTGGAATTGAACCCCTGTTCTTCTGGTATTATGTTTTCAAAACTTATAGGGATAGGAAGGAAAAACTTATCCAGGAAGGAAAATTGGACCGGAAATTTAATATCTCCTATTAA